From Scomber scombrus chromosome 13, fScoSco1.1, whole genome shotgun sequence, a single genomic window includes:
- the atp6ap2 gene encoding renin receptor, giving the protein MSLTSWRRMAAVISAAFVLCSLLTTGVHGDSLTVLQTPEFVSFQKGEWPVSGEKIPDLVALTMGFSVQEDLSWPGLQAGPLFQRPRANVLVVVRGVDSLALPQSVASYPLENPVPFTLDSVAETVHSLFAEDTPVVLQLAPSEERLYMLGKANAVFEDLPVTLQQIRARLSQDGSVLASLPLNSLSRNAEADLLFLSEVQVLHDITALLQRHRHLAKDHSPDLYSLELSGLEELSRVYSQDSPQYRDATAILATVLQKFGEDVYGLYGNSAVVEVVTVKTFEAPLTRKSRSILESKQISNPDSPYNLAYKYNFQYAVIFNIVLWLMIALALAVIAISYNLWNMDPGYDSIIYRMTNQKIRMD; this is encoded by the exons ATGTCGCTGACAAGCTGGAGAAGGATGGCGGCTGTTATCTCTGCGGCGTTTGTCCTCTGCTCCCTTCTCACAACTG GTGTCCATGGAGACAGCTTAACGGTGCTGCAGACTCCAGAGTTTGTGTCCTTCCAGAAAGGAGAGTGGCCTGTCTCTGGAGAGAAGATCCCTGACCTGGTGGCTTTAACCATGGGCTTCTCTGTTCAAGAG gATCTGTCCTGGCCAGGCCTCCAGGCTGGTCCGTTGTTCCAGCGTCCCCGGGCAAATGTGCTAGTGGTGGTCAGAGGAGTGGATAGCCTGGCCCTGCCTCAGAGTGTGGCTTCTTATCCCCTGGAGAAC CCGGTGCCCTTCACCTTGGATAGTGTGGCAGAGACAGTACATTCTCTGTTTGCTGAGGACACACCTGTAGTGCTGCAGCTGGCCCCTAGTGAAGAG AGGCTGTATATGCTGGGTAAAGCCAACGCTGTGTTTGAGGATCTACCAGTGACTTTGCAGCAGATCCGTGCCCGTCTCTCTCAGGATGGCTCTGTGCTGGCTTCCCTGCCCCTCAACTCACTCAGCCGAAATGCAGAG GCTGATTTGCTCTTCTTGTCTGAGGTCCAAGTACTGCATGATATTACAGCTCTG ctgcagagacacaggcATTTGGCCAAGGACCACTCCCCTGACCTGTACTCCTTAGAGTTGTCCGGCCTGGAAGAGCTGAGCCGGGTCTACAGCCAAGACTCGCCCCAGTACCGTGACGCCACTGCTATTCTTGCCACTGTCCTGCAGAAG TTTGGAGAGGACGTGTATGGTCTCTATGGCAACAGTGCTGTAGTGGAGGTTGTGACAGTGAAGACCTTTGAGGCTCCTTTGACCAGGAAGTCCCGTTCGATTCTGGAATCCAAACAGATT AGTAACCCAGACAGTCCTTACAACCTGGCCTACAAGTACAACTTCCAGTATGCTGTGATCTTCAATATTGTGCTGTGGCTGATGATCGCTCTGGCTCTTGCCGTTATTGCCATCTCCTACAACCTGTGGAACATGGACCCAGGATACGACAGCATCATCTATAGGATgaccaatcagaagatcagGATGGATTAA
- the LOC133992811 gene encoding BCL-6 corepressor-like: MEPGRLGGSLKEVIANLPSLTVSKVHPDEAASPVLDPPGNVLLCPKVEQEEGERVSHLEKRARISTDECEQISADQEDDDDDDEVRKLKVCIELKGLRLSKPAAGAASPDCHQIKQERAWPQPRPAAPAQGPRERKIRPGEPEDRAAAQRTEINRKWGCEKLLNGAATSPLPPGQPKDRTHPPGPFSGDRGLKEPSRRGPPSPAPEPSVGGTPPLKPRRHSDTDKPKGKRPCKTKHTSQREREREKRKEATPNSPGQLCAADQGAAEDDKLSEQRGAPRKRAASPNHYPCSPVKPCSPAALCPPSLQPQANGRAGGVPPEAAGVHRTPPAEPPAVRPIPPEARRLIVNKNAGETLLQRAARLGYEEVVLYCLENRVCEVNHRDYAGYCALHEACARGWLSIVQHLLDYGADINCSAQDGTRPIHDAVENDHLDVVRVLLSYGADPTLATYSGRGLLKMTHSDSMERFLMDYFADLQGRSDDDQGLYWEFYGSAVCECGEEGGVYDILADPPGPDDDDDDDKREVFEFEFSDRPLLPCYNIQVSLSQGPRNWLLLSDVLRRLRMSARGFRQAFPHMEVVTVAEAEFYRQASLSQLFSCPEELESFQPDSKELLDLVEDSAELAAMLGSTLECLDDRWEHSRDKLKDKIKAVGQVGLILTPGPTKHTDLDPYRLQFASESTQGHDDMP; the protein is encoded by the exons ATGGAGCCAGGAAGGTTGGGAGGGAGTCTGAAGGAGGTCATTGCAAACCTCCCCTCCTTGACAGTGTCAAAAGTGCACCCCGATGAGGCAGCCAGCCCTGTTTTGGACCCACCAGGAAACGTTTTGCTCTGCCCCAAGGTGGAGCAGGAGGAAGGAGAGCGGGTGTCCCACCTAGAGAAAAGAGCCAGGATTTCTACGG ATGAGTGCGAGCAGATCAGCGCCGATCAAGAGGACGACGATGATGACGACGAGGTACGGAAGCTCAAGGTCTGCATCGAGCTGAAGGGGCTGCGGCTAAGCAAGCCCGCCGCCGGAGCCGCTTCACCCGACTGCCACCAGATCAAACAGGAGAGAGCGTGGCCCCAACCGCGACCGGCAGCCCCGGCCCAGGGCCCACGTGAGCGAAAGATAAGGCCCGGGGAGCCCGAGGACAGAGCCGCAGCGCAGAGAACCGAGATCAACAGGAAATGGGGCTGCGAGAAGCTACTTAATG GAGCAGCAACTTCTCCCCTTCCCCCCGGCCAGCCGAAGGACAGAACGCACCCGCCGGGCCCCTTCTCAGGTGACCGTGGCCTCAAGGAGCCCTCAAGGAGGGGCCCCCCCTCTCCAGCCCCAGAACCTTCCGTGGGAGGCACCCCTCCCCTCAAGCCCCGTCGCCATAGTGACACGGACAAACCCAAGGGCAAGCGGCCGTGCAAGACCAAACACACCAGTCAGAGGGAGCGAGAGcgggagaagagaaaagaggccACACCTAACAGCCCGGGCCAGCTTTGCGCGGCTGATCAGGGAGCAGCTGAAGATGACAAG CTGAGTGAGCAGCGAGGCGCTCCAAGGAAGAGAGCCGCCTCTCCTAATCATTATCCCTGCTCTCCAGTCAAGCCCTGCTCCCCCGCTGCGCTCTGCCCGCCTTCCCTCCAGCCCCAGGCAAACGGCAGAGCAGGCGGTGTCCCACCAGAGGCGGCTGGGGTGCACAGGACCCCCCCTGCCGAGCCCCCCGCGGTGCGCCCTATCCCGCCAGAGGCTCGTCGACTGATCGTGAACAAGAACGCCGGAGAAACTCTCCTCCAGAGAGCTGCGAGGCTGGGCTACGAG GAGGTAGTGCTGTACTGTCTGGAGAACAGAGTATGTGAGGTGAACCACAGAGACTACGCCGGTTACTGCGCTCTTCATGAAGCATGCGCCCGGGGCTGGCTCAGCATAGTCCAACACCTGCTGGATTACGGGGCCGACATCAACTGCAGTGCACAGGATGGTACCAG accaATTCACGATGCCGTGGAGAATGACCACCTGGACGTGGTGCGAGTCTTGCTGTCCTACGGAGCTGACCCTACCTTGGCAACATATTCCGGCCGTGGCCTTCTCAAGATGACCCACAGTGACAGCATGGAGCGCTTCCTTATGG ATTATTTTGCCGACCTTCAGGGCCGCTCAGACGATGACCAAGGGCTTTATTGGGAATTCTATGGCAGTGCTGTATGTG agTGTGGCGAAGAAGGCGGTGTCTATGACATCCTGGCTGATCCCCCAGGCccagatgatgatgacgacgatgACAAAAGAGAGGTGTTCGAGTTTGAGTTCTCTGACCGACCTCTGCTGCCTTGCTACAACATCCAGGTGTCCCTCTCCCAGGG GCCAAGGAACtggctgctgctctctgatgtTCTCCGCAGGCTGCGGATGTCAGCTCGTGGCTTCCGACAGGCCTTCCCACACATGGAGGTAGTAACAGTGGCTGAGGCGGAGTTTTACCGGCAAGCGTCTTTGTCGCAGCTCTTCTCCTGCCCAGAGGAGCTGGAGAGCTTCCAACCGGACAGCAAGGAGCTGCTAGATCTGGTTGAAGACAGTGCCGAGCTGGCCGCGATGCTGGGCTCCACGCTGGAGTGTCTGGACGACCGCTGGGAGCACTCGAGGGACAAACTGAAGGACAAAATCAAGGCTGTTGGGCAAGTTGGGCTCATCCTGACTCCTGGACCAACTAAACACACTGACCTTGATCCCTACCGACTGCAGTTTGCTTCAGAATCAACCCAGGGTCATGATGATATGCCTTAG